A genomic region of Strigops habroptila isolate Jane chromosome 20, bStrHab1.2.pri, whole genome shotgun sequence contains the following coding sequences:
- the LOC115618191 gene encoding nuclear receptor ROR-beta-like, whose amino-acid sequence MRAQIEVIPCKICGDKSSGIHYGVITCEGCKGFFRRSQQNNASYSCSRQRNCLIDRTNRNRCQHCRLQKCLALGMSRDAVKFGRMSKKQRDSLYAEVQKHQQSQEQSGGTKDEPEPLSRVYTTSVSSGLSDLDDISTLSDGLLFDFPLTPDGSSTYYNLDLLASAQPSPDQSSLDVADATLIKQESIYELMLEPALFAHGALEGAQLAADISVLEIDRVAQNVVKSHLETCQYTTEELKRLAWSLYSPEEVRALQSKSCEAMWQQCSLQISNAIQYVVEFAKRIDGFMELCQNDQIILLKAGCLEVLLIRMIRAFNPLNNTVLFEGKFGGMQMFKSLGCDDLIGAIFELGRTLCRLQLSDEELALFTAAVLLSPDRPWLTESKKVQKLQDKIYVALQHEIQKKHSAEDKLSKMVSKLPLMKTICNLHLDKLEFFRLLHPETAMNFPPLYKEVFNSELQYSDPRES is encoded by the exons ATGCGAG CCCAAATTGAAGTGATCCCATGCAAGATCTGCGGGGACAAGTCCTCAGGGATCCACTATGGCGTTATCACCTGCGAAGGCTGCAAG GGATTTTTCCGGAGGAGCCAGCAGAACAATGCCAGCTACTCCTGCTCCCGGCAGAGGAACTGCCTGATCGACCGCACCAACCGCAACCGCTGCCAGCACTGCCGCCTGCAGAAATGCCTGGCGCTCGGCATGTCCCGCGACG CGGTGAAGTTCGGCCGCATGTCAAAGAAGCAGCGGGACAGCCTCTATGCTGAGGTGCAGAagcaccagcagagccaggagcagagcGGTGGCACCAAGGATGAGCCTGAGCCTCTGAGCCGCGTCTACACCACCAGTGTCAGCAGTGGGCTCTCGGACCTAGACGACATCTCCACGCTGTCGGACGGGCTCCTCTTCGACTTTCCCCTCACCCCTGATGGCAGCAGCACCTACTACAACCTCGACCTGCTCGCCTCAGCGCAGCCCTCACCCGACCAGTCCAGCCTGGATGTGGCCGATGCCACACTCATCAAGCAGGAGTCCATCTACGAGCTGATGCTGGAGCCAGCCCTGTTCGCGCACGGCGCGCTGGAGGGCGCTCAGCTGGCTGCTGATATCTCCGTCCTCGAGATCG ACCGGGTGGCTCAGAACGTGGTGAAGTCCCACCTGGAGACGTGCCAGTACACAACAGAGGAGCTCAAGCGCCTGGCATGGAGCCTCTATTCCCCCGAGGAGGTCCgtgctctgcagagcaag AGCTGCGAGGCCATGTGGCAGCAGTGCTCGCTGCAGATCTCCAACGCCATCCAGTACGTGGTGGAGTTCGCCAAGCGCATCGATGGCTTCATGGAGCTCTGCCAGAATGACCAAATCATCCTCCTGAAAGCCG GTTGCCTCGAGGTGCTCCTGATCCGCATGATCCGTGCGTTCAACCCCTTGAACAACACCGTGCTCTTCGAGGGGAAGTTTGGCGGCATGCAGATGTTCAAGTCACTCG GCTGTGACGACCTCATCGGTGCCATCTTTGAGCTGGGGAGGACCCTGTGCCGCCTGCAGCTATCAGATGAGGAGCTCGCCCTCTTCACCGCCGCTGTCCTGCTCTCCCCAG ATCGCCCCTGGCTGACCGAGTCCAAGAAGGTGCAGAAGCTCCAGGACAAGATCTACGTGGCCCTCCAGCACGAGATCCAGAAGAAACACTCCGCAGAGGACAAGCTCTCAAAG atgGTTTCCAAGCTGCCCTTGATGAAGACCATTTGCAACCTGCACTTGGACAAGCTGGAGTTTTTCCGTCTCCTGCACCCGGAGACTGCCATGAACTTCCCACCCCTCTATAAGGAGGTCTTCAACTCGGAGCTTCAGTACAGTGACCCACGGGAGAGCTAA